Below is a window of Undibacterium sp. YM2 DNA.
GTGGCGATGTGGGCATGCGCCTCTTGCCCTTGTTACGCCAGCATTTCCGCATTTTTGCCTTGACCAGCCAGGCTGAGCGCTGCACAGAATTGCGCAACGCCGGTGCCATTCCCTTGCTGGGGAACTTGGACCAGCCAGACCGCCTGGCCCGCCTCAAAGGCCTGGCAGGCTACGTTGTCCATCTGGCACCGCCACCCTCAGAAGGCAAAGCCGACAGGCGCACACAAAATTTGATCGCCATTTTACCTGACAAGGGCCGCCTTGTTTATGTCAGCACCACTGGTGTGTATGGTGACTGTGCGGGGGCCTGGTTTGACGAGACCCGCACAGTCAGGCCACAGAATGCCCGTGCACTGCGCCGCGTGGCGGCAGAAAGCTGCCTGCGGGCCTGGGCGCGGCGCAGTCAATCCTGCCTGTCCATCCTGCGCGTGCCTGGCATCTATGCGGCAAACCGCCTGCCACTGGAACGTTTGCACAAGGGCACGCCCGCATTGCTTGAAGCTGATGATGTATATTCCAACCACATCCACGCA
It encodes the following:
- a CDS encoding SDR family oxidoreductase; translation: MNKQFKQIGKPRLLIIGCGDVGMRLLPLLRQHFRIFALTSQAERCTELRNAGAIPLLGNLDQPDRLARLKGLAGYVVHLAPPPSEGKADRRTQNLIAILPDKGRLVYVSTTGVYGDCAGAWFDETRTVRPQNARALRRVAAESCLRAWARRSQSCLSILRVPGIYAANRLPLERLHKGTPALLEADDVYSNHIHADDLAQLIKLALFRALPNRVYHAVDDSDMKMAAYFDLVADAFALPRPPRLPRAELAQQVSPVLLSFMSESRRMQNQRIKLELGARLRYASVTEGVAAAVAAVTSGKVI